A genomic region of Phragmites australis chromosome 2, lpPhrAust1.1, whole genome shotgun sequence contains the following coding sequences:
- the LOC133905941 gene encoding transcription initiation factor TFIID subunit 11-like, producing MALFQELCNSRSSNMASFIAPGRGSTAPASRVQTPSSRAVSAYLPRPPPPPLPASPSAGREPRDPSRASTFEVAVEEQDSTPESPAPPEEDAYDYDGGGPRAVPRQRPLSVAAAPASLPGAAARAKGPVQKEQDDDGEEHMEVDLEKLPSSTGDPDKLAKMNAILSQFTEE from the exons ATGGCGCTGTTTCAGGAGCTGTGCAATTCACGGTCGTCCAACATGGCTAGCTTTATTGCaccaggtcgg GGCAGCACGGCACCGGCCTCCAGAGTCCAGACTCCTTCCTCTCGGGCCGTTTCCGCCTATCttccccgcccccccccccccccactccccGCCTCTCCGTCCGCCGGTCGCGAGCCGCGCGACCCATCTCGCGCGTCCACCTTCGAGGTGGCCGTCGAGGAGCAGGACTCGACGCCGgagtcgccggcgccgcccgaGGAGGATGCCTACGActacgacggcggcggcccgcGCGCCGTGCCGCGGCAGCGGCCTTTGTCTGTTGCCGCGGCCCCTGCGTCGCTCCCCGGGGCCGCGGCCAGGGCCAAGGGGCCGGTCCAGAAGGAGCAGGATGACGACGGCGAGGAACACATGGAGGTCGACCTCGAGAAGCTCCCCTCCAGTACCGGCGACCCCGACAAGCTCGCCAAGATGAA TGCTATACTGTCCCAATTTACAGAAGAGTAG
- the LOC133908482 gene encoding uncharacterized protein LOC133908482 gives MRGSVEVHAIGRDVASPSPLRLRTPPALDMMRYQRLSPDYLPLGNGGGGAVPRKPASRSSFKDDDVPAVANDGSRLASYLAASQLESKPLRARAPQPPPLASASRSPARDHAHHHPSDSSDTASPSSTGGGGGDVLLQWGHNKRSRCRRDSATAAPSAQRRQSGAGAGGKIQRRASAPAEKFMPPPPAAGSNTRGSNLRSAATFPSRAPAVVDARHGSHHPPHHHRSVEKRSGSGQKRSSPDKAHQSAMDAVLHMESKNHHHHHDSPLTANGAVAAGEKLGVERFELPRIYISLSRKEKEDDFVAMKGTKLPQRPKKRAKNVDKTLQYVFPGMWLSDLTKGRYEVREKKCVKKKRRGLKGMESMDSDSE, from the exons ATGCGTGGCTCCGTCGAGGTCCACGCGATAGGCAGAGACGTCGCGTCGCCGAGCCCCCTGCGACTCAGAACCCCTCCGGCATTGGACATGATGAG GTACCAAAGGCTCAGCCCGGACTACCTCCCGctcggcaacggcggcggcggcgccgttcCCCGGAAGCCGGCGTCGAGATCCTCCTTCAAGGACGACGACGTCCCGGCCGTGGCCAACGACGGCTCCCGCCTCGCCTCCTACCTCGCGGCCTCCCAGCTCGAGTCCAAGCCGCTGCGCGCCCgcgcgccgcagccgccgcctctGGCGTCGGCCAGCCGGAGCCCAGCGCGGGACCACGCGCACCACCACCCCTCCGACTCCTCCGACACCGCCTCCCCGAGCtcgaccggcggcggcggcggcgacgtgtTGCTGCAGTGGGGGCACAACAAGCGGTCGCGCTGCCGGCGTGACTCGGCCACCGCGGCGCCGTCCGCGCAGCGCCGGCagtccggcgccggcgccggcggcaagATCCAACGGCGCGCTTCAGCGCCGGCGGAGAAGttcatgccgccgccgcccgccgccgggtCAAACACGCGGGGGTCCAACCTGAGGTCGGCCGCCACTTTCCCGTCCCGCGCCCCTGCCGTCGTTGACGCTCGCCACGGCAGCCACCACCCGCCCCACCACCACAG GTCCGTCGAGAAGCGATCGGGCAGCGGGCAGAAGCGGTCGTCGCCGGACAAGGCGCACCAGTCCGCCATGGACGCCGTGCTGCACATGGAGTCCaagaaccaccaccaccaccatgattCGCCGTTGACCGCCAacggcgccgtcgccgccggcgagaaGCTGGGCGTTGAGCGGTTCGAGCTGCCGCGGATCTACATCTCGCTGTCGCGCAAGGAGAAGGAGGACGACTTCGTGGCCATGAAGGGCACCAAGCTGCCCCAGCGGCCCAAGAAGAGGGCCAAGAACGTGGACAAGACCCTCCAA TATGTCTTCCCGGGGATGTGGCTGTCAGATTTGACGAAAGGCCGGTATGAGGTGCGGGAGAAGAAATGCGTGAAGAAG AAGCGAAGAGGCCTGAAAGGGATGGAGAGCATGGACAGCGACTCGGAGTGA